The Belonocnema kinseyi isolate 2016_QV_RU_SX_M_011 chromosome 10, B_treatae_v1, whole genome shotgun sequence genome has a window encoding:
- the LOC117181736 gene encoding peroxisomal acyl-coenzyme A oxidase 3-like produces the protein MESIRDLPKGPLDLYRKRASFNWKSFKVHLEGEEFVRSQQKLWNFIEKTPEFEHPKKSLTLDEIRRRCYRQVKAYSTVFEGKSVKFSFLLSLYDGSLPLVRGLSKVTVPNGILDLGTERHAELAKKFIDGKFIGCLSLTEIAHGTNLKGFQTTATYNPQTESFILNTPNFEAAKCWSALLGKTATHALLYANLITPDNVNHGLHPFIVPIRDPQTFLPLPGTTIGDMGEKIGLNGIDNGFMMFKNYSLPRENLLNKVADVTKEGEYITVLSNPSQRFSASLSPLLSGRIGIIYNSTMYLRIALIIAIRYCACRRQFGPAESEWPVIEYQVQQGKLFPHLAALYAWTIFSYNLSEAIEASNKKSKDVEYLIIEGSELHALSSAGKPLSSWTARDAIQDCRETCGGHGYLKASRLGKMRAENDAGCTYEGENTVLIQQTSNWLLNNWEDFLKGKKVVSPFGTANFINETENILSWTFNCSTVEETLELQNLLQMFKWLNCYYLKKTYDKVHNLKKKGNSSFEVKNNSQTYFAHTLSLVYAEHAVVKSFITRIQDPVFEDSERQVLTKLCALFAAWSLEKRLVAFYAGGYALKNSNLEFFIRDGIISICKDLVNEAVSLIDVLAPPDFVVNSPLGMSDGEIYKHLEETFYKDPANFERPSWWREVHCKL, from the exons ATGGAATCCATACGAGATTTGCCGAAGGGACCACTGGACCTTTACAGAAAAAGAGCAAGTTTTAATTGGAAATCATTCAAAGTGCATTTAGAGGGCGAAGAGTTCGTGCGATCACAA caaaaattatggaattttattgAGAAAACTCCAGAATTTGAACATCCGAAGAAATCTTTAACTCTAGACGAAATTCGTAGAAGATGCTATCGTCAAGTAAAAGCTTACTCAACAGTTTTT GAAGGAAAATCCGTGAAGTTTTCATTCTTATTGAGTCTTTACGATGGTTCTTTGCCATTGGTAAGAGGTCTCAGTAAAGTTACTGTTCCAAACGGAATTTTGGATTTAGGCACAGAACGTCATGCAGaattagcaaaaaaattcatCGACGGCAAA TTTATAGGATGTTTGTCCCTAACGGAAATAGCTCATGgaacaaatttaaaaggttttcagACTACAGCGACTTATAATCCTCAAAcggaaagttttattttaaacactcCGAATTTCGAAGCAGCCAAATGTTGGTCTGCCCTTTTAG GAAAGACTGCAACTCATGCTCTTCTGTATGCAAACTTAATTACTCCAGATAACGTAAATCACGGACTTCATCCATTCATTGTTCCAATTCGAGATCCACAAACATTTTTACCTCTACCAGGCACAACTATTGGAGATATGGGCGAGAAAATTGGCCTCAATGGAATTGATAATGGTTTCATgatgttcaaaaattattctcttcCACGAGAAAATCTACTAAATAAAGTCGCGGATGTGACAAAGGAGGGGGAATACATAACTGTGCTCTCCAACCCAAGCCAACGTTtta gtGCATCTTTAAGTCCTTTATTATCTGGTCGAATTGGAATAATATATAATAGTACAATGTACTTGAGGATCGCTTTAATAATTGCGATACGATATTGCGCATGCAGAAGACAATTTGGACCTGCTGAGAGTGAATGGCCAGTCATCGAATATCAAGTTCag caAGGAAAATTGTTTCCTCATCTAGCAGCTTTATATGCCTGGACTATATTTAGTTACAATCTTTCCGAAGCAATCGAAGCctctaacaaaaaatcgaaagatGTAGAATATCTTATTATTGAAGGAAGTGAATTACATGCATTATCTTCAGCCGGAAAACCTCTTTCTTCCTGGACTGCAAGAGATGCTATTCAAGATTGTAGGGAAACCTGTGGAGGTCATGGTTATCTAAAAG CGTCAAGATTAGGAAAAATGAGAGCAGAAAACGATGCCGGTTGCACCTATGAAGGAGAAAATACAGTTTTGATCCAGCAAACAAGCAATTGGCTCCTAAACAACTGGGAAGattttttgaaaggaaaaaaagttgtatctccatTCGGAACTGCAAATTTCATCAATGAAACAGAAAATATTCTCTCTTGGACGTTTAATTGTTCTACAGTCGAAGAGACTCTCGAGCTCCAAA ATCTTCTTCAGATGTTTAAGTGGCTAAATTGTTACTATCTTAAAAAAACTTACGACAAAGTTCATAATCTAAAGAAGAAAGGAAACAGttcttttgaagttaaaaataattctcaaacatACTTCGCTCACACGCTGTCCTTAGTTTACGCAGAG CACGCGGTGGTAAAATCTTTCATAACTCGGATTCAAGATCCAGTCTTTGAAGACTCAGAAcgtcaagttttaacaaaattgtgtgcATTATTTGCTGCCTGGTCCCTTGAAAAAAGACTGGTTGCTTTTTATGCTGGTGGATATGCACTCAAAAATTCAAACCTTGAGTTTTTTATTCGAGATGGTATAATTTCGATTTGCAAGGATTTAGTAAATGAAGCAGTCTCTTTGATTGATGTCCTCGCACCTCCAGATTTCGTTGTTAATTCCCCTCTTGGAATGTCTGATGGAGAG atttacaaacATTTGGAGGAAACCTTTTACAAAGACCCAGCAAATTTCGAACGACCATCTTGGTGGAGGGAAGTACATTGCAAATTATGA